The Chryseobacterium aureum genome contains a region encoding:
- a CDS encoding ABC transporter ATP-binding protein — MIKARNIHKSYGNLEVLKGVDIHIKMGEVVSIVGESGAGKSTLLQILGTLDHPTHSNKYDTEIEIAGESFINMNDKQLSKFRNQNIGFVFQFHQLLPEFTALENVLLPTKIAGANEREAIEKAYALFEDLKIEQRLNHKPNQLSGGEAQRVAVARALINAPKIIFADEPTGNLDSKNADDLHRLFFDLRDKYNQTFVIVTHNPNLAEITDRKLVMKDGMIIE, encoded by the coding sequence ATGATTAAAGCAAGAAATATCCATAAATCTTATGGGAATTTAGAAGTACTGAAAGGAGTTGATATTCATATCAAAATGGGTGAGGTGGTTTCTATTGTAGGAGAATCAGGAGCAGGTAAATCTACATTGCTTCAGATTTTAGGAACTTTGGATCATCCAACCCATTCAAATAAATATGATACTGAAATTGAAATAGCAGGGGAATCATTTATTAATATGAATGATAAGCAGCTTTCAAAATTCAGAAATCAGAATATTGGTTTTGTATTTCAGTTCCATCAGCTTCTTCCAGAGTTTACAGCGCTGGAAAATGTATTGCTTCCGACAAAAATAGCCGGAGCCAATGAAAGAGAAGCTATTGAAAAAGCATATGCTTTATTTGAAGATTTAAAGATAGAGCAAAGACTGAATCATAAACCGAATCAGCTTTCAGGTGGAGAAGCACAAAGGGTAGCTGTAGCAAGAGCTTTAATCAACGCTCCCAAAATTATTTTTGCGGATGAGCCTACAGGAAACCTGGATTCTAAGAATGCGGATGATCTTCACAGATTGTTTTTTGACCTTAGAGACAAATACAACCAAACTTTTGTGATTGTAACCCACAATCCAAATCTTGCAGAAATTACAGACCGCAAGTTAGTAATGAAAGACGGAATGATTATAGAATAA
- a CDS encoding amidohydrolase → MKRILYTFFLAAMISSCQNKIPKEKAEILYFGGPILTMEDSFPQVEAVAVKDGKILFAGTKTDAERFSEPATKMIHLNGKTLLPGFIDVHGHLTSRAGTMDAVDLSPEPYGTVNSIQDLQIAIRSYIKDHKITDKQPIIGNGYDDAIMTEHRHPTKTELDAISKTNPIIVIHASGHASVANSAMLQLLGITETSKDPEGGHIGRDKKTGKLNGKLEENASFTALLTLTEKMNKGQNTEAHAMENLMKAQDEWLSYGQTTICDGRTMGESVALLEKAASQHLFKADIVYFPDYEYFKKDFNSFKPKYMKYENRLKLAGFKFSDDGSPQGKTAWLTQPYLVPPEGQSKDYKGFPIFTDETLYNDLKILFQNHITAQLHVNGDAAIDQAIRVIKRLKDENIYSPELRATLIHVQNSRPNHIQKIKDAGVIPSYFSTHAYLWGDWHYSSVFGPERAAFISPANSALKAGITFTIHHDAPVTPPDLITAVYAAVNRKTRSGMILGPHERISPMEALKAITINGAYQLQEENRKGSIKAGKIADFVILDQNPLTISPEKLRDIKVLETIKEGNSVYKRN, encoded by the coding sequence ATGAAAAGGATATTATATACTTTTTTTCTGGCAGCAATGATAAGCAGCTGTCAAAATAAAATTCCCAAAGAAAAAGCTGAAATACTTTATTTTGGAGGGCCTATTCTCACAATGGAAGATTCTTTTCCCCAGGTTGAAGCTGTTGCAGTAAAAGATGGGAAAATACTTTTTGCCGGAACAAAAACCGATGCAGAACGTTTTTCAGAGCCCGCTACAAAAATGATTCATTTAAATGGGAAAACTCTTCTTCCTGGGTTTATAGATGTTCATGGGCATCTTACTTCAAGAGCAGGAACTATGGATGCTGTTGATCTGTCTCCCGAGCCTTATGGCACAGTGAACTCAATTCAAGATTTGCAGATTGCGATCAGAAGCTACATTAAAGACCACAAAATTACAGATAAGCAGCCAATTATCGGAAATGGTTATGATGATGCGATTATGACAGAACACCGTCATCCTACAAAAACAGAGCTGGATGCCATCAGCAAAACCAATCCTATTATTGTTATTCATGCTTCCGGACATGCCAGCGTAGCAAACAGTGCAATGTTACAGCTTCTGGGAATAACAGAAACCTCAAAAGATCCTGAAGGAGGCCACATTGGCAGGGATAAAAAAACAGGGAAACTGAACGGAAAATTAGAAGAGAATGCTAGTTTCACCGCATTATTGACCCTAACGGAAAAAATGAATAAAGGTCAAAATACTGAAGCTCATGCGATGGAAAATCTAATGAAAGCCCAGGATGAATGGCTAAGCTATGGACAGACCACTATCTGTGATGGGCGAACTATGGGAGAAAGCGTTGCTCTGCTCGAAAAAGCAGCCTCTCAACACCTTTTTAAAGCTGATATTGTGTACTTTCCTGATTACGAATATTTTAAAAAGGATTTCAACAGCTTCAAGCCAAAGTATATGAAGTATGAAAATCGTTTGAAACTGGCAGGGTTCAAATTTTCGGATGATGGTTCTCCACAAGGAAAAACAGCATGGCTCACCCAGCCTTATTTAGTTCCTCCTGAAGGTCAGTCTAAAGATTACAAAGGATTTCCCATCTTTACCGATGAAACGCTCTATAATGACCTGAAAATACTTTTTCAAAATCATATAACGGCTCAGCTTCATGTGAACGGAGATGCCGCAATTGATCAGGCTATACGGGTTATTAAAAGGTTAAAAGATGAGAATATTTACAGTCCGGAACTGCGGGCAACATTAATTCATGTACAAAACAGCCGTCCCAATCACATCCAAAAGATAAAAGATGCAGGGGTAATTCCTTCTTACTTTTCTACTCATGCTTATTTATGGGGAGACTGGCATTATTCAAGTGTTTTCGGTCCTGAGAGAGCAGCTTTTATAAGCCCGGCCAATTCAGCATTAAAAGCAGGAATTACATTTACTATTCATCATGATGCCCCGGTTACACCACCAGATCTGATTACTGCAGTATACGCAGCGGTGAACAGAAAAACGCGTTCAGGGATGATTTTAGGCCCCCATGAAAGAATTTCTCCGATGGAAGCTTTAAAAGCAATTACTATTAACGGAGCCTATCAATTGCAGGAAGAAAACAGAAAAGGCTCTATTAAAGCAGGAAAAATAGCGGACTTTGTTATTCTGGACCAGAATCCTTTAACGATAAGCCCTGAAAAGTTAAGAGATATTAAGGTTCTTGAAACCATAAAAGAAGGAAATTCCGTATACAAAAGAAACTGA
- a CDS encoding phytanoyl-CoA dioxygenase family protein, which yields MLQQIRQYKLSYMLYNLFKKSKLKHNIPLYKKYGIHKNYFSSISSKDFAHLPARERKVDYAKLTETPFFKKLSEENRESALNYDDLGYMILRNFITAETADQINTEIDKLMKDGTLKFIYGGKLMFAIHHSEIIRNIGSDKDLLDFLSVLMDGKSKLFQSINFINGSQQKTHSDSIHMTTYPLGGLLGVWIALEDVDETNGALHYIPKSHKLPYFLNSDYDNEGTALKIGKKSYRAYEEFLEDKVKELGLQKEIFKAKKGDLLIWHANILHGGEPHTDSNRTRKSLVYHFFDENSVCYHEVTQRPALFEL from the coding sequence ATGTTACAACAGATTCGTCAGTACAAATTATCATACATGCTTTATAACCTGTTTAAAAAGAGCAAATTAAAGCATAACATTCCATTGTATAAAAAATACGGAATCCATAAGAACTATTTTTCGAGTATTTCGAGTAAAGATTTTGCCCATCTTCCCGCCAGAGAAAGGAAGGTAGATTATGCAAAACTTACGGAAACTCCTTTTTTTAAGAAGTTGTCGGAAGAAAACAGAGAAAGTGCTCTTAACTATGATGATCTGGGCTATATGATTCTCAGAAACTTTATTACAGCGGAAACAGCAGATCAAATCAATACGGAAATTGATAAACTGATGAAAGACGGTACCTTGAAGTTTATCTACGGCGGAAAACTGATGTTTGCCATTCATCACTCAGAAATTATCAGAAATATAGGAAGTGATAAAGACTTGTTAGACTTCTTATCTGTTTTAATGGACGGAAAATCAAAACTTTTTCAAAGCATTAACTTTATTAATGGGAGCCAGCAAAAAACACATTCAGACAGTATTCATATGACTACTTATCCATTAGGAGGATTACTGGGGGTATGGATTGCACTGGAAGACGTGGATGAAACCAATGGAGCCTTACATTATATTCCTAAAAGCCATAAACTCCCATATTTCCTTAATTCTGATTATGATAATGAAGGGACGGCCCTGAAAATAGGTAAGAAAAGCTACAGAGCTTATGAAGAATTCCTTGAAGACAAGGTAAAAGAGCTGGGCTTACAAAAAGAAATCTTTAAGGCCAAAAAAGGAGATTTATTAATCTGGCATGCCAATATCCTTCATGGAGGAGAGCCTCATACGGATAGCAACAGAACTAGAAAAAGCCTTGTATATCACTTTTTTGACGAAAATAGTGTCTGCTATCATGAAGTGACCCAAAGACCTGCATTATTTGAACTTTAA
- a CDS encoding inorganic pyrophosphatase, whose translation MIPNFKAHPWHGISAGEDAPNVVNVFVEIVPSDTIKYEVDKETGYLKVDRPQKFSNIIPALYGFVPRTYCDKEVMRLAVESGATDVTMGDHDPLDICVLSSHNIHAGGLLMEAIPIGGFKMIDGGEADDKIVAVMINDHAFGHFRDIAELPEAEVRRLMHYFLTYKNLPDEPAKCRIQEVYGAEHARKVIKASQTDYADKFGG comes from the coding sequence ATGATTCCAAATTTTAAAGCACATCCATGGCACGGAATTTCTGCAGGAGAAGATGCGCCAAATGTTGTAAACGTATTTGTGGAAATTGTTCCTTCAGATACTATTAAATATGAAGTAGATAAAGAAACAGGATATTTAAAGGTAGACAGACCGCAGAAATTCTCTAACATTATCCCGGCTTTATATGGTTTTGTTCCAAGAACATACTGTGATAAAGAAGTGATGAGACTTGCCGTAGAATCAGGAGCTACTGATGTTACTATGGGAGATCATGATCCTCTTGATATTTGTGTTTTAAGTTCTCACAACATCCATGCCGGAGGTCTTTTGATGGAAGCTATTCCAATCGGAGGTTTCAAAATGATCGACGGTGGTGAAGCTGATGATAAAATTGTTGCAGTAATGATCAATGACCATGCTTTCGGGCACTTCAGAGATATTGCTGAATTACCGGAAGCTGAAGTAAGAAGATTAATGCACTACTTCCTTACGTATAAAAACCTGCCGGATGAGCCTGCAAAATGCAGAATCCAGGAAGTATACGGAGCTGAGCACGCAAGAAAAGTGATCAAAGCTTCTCAAACAGACTATGCAGATAAATTCGGAGGATAA
- a CDS encoding 2-oxo acid dehydrogenase subunit E2 — MAEVITMPRLSDTMTEGKVAKWHKKVGDKVKEGDILAEIETDKAVQDFESEIEGTLLYVGVEEGGAAAVDSVLAIIGNEGEDISGLTGGAAAPAATEEKKSEEQPKAETAVPAAAEVPAGVEVITMPRLSDTMTEGKVAKWHKNVGDTVKEGDLLAEIETDKAVQDFESEFNGVLLKQGVEEGGAAPVDSVLAIIGPAGTDVSAVGAPKAAAQSAEKPAEQKSEAKAEEKVAPAADTSTSDRVAISPLAKKMAQDKGVDINSVQGSGENGRIVKKDIENYQPAAKPAASVPAASAAPVAVSFVQGEDTETPNSQVRNIIAKRLSESKFSAPHYYLMVEINMDKAIEARKEINSLPDTKISFNDMIIKATAIALRKHPQVNSSWAGDKIIHRGNINIGVAVAIPDGLVVPVLKNTDQMTYTQISASVKDMASRAKSKGLKANEMEGSTFSISNLGMFGIETFTSIINQPNSAILSVGAIIEKPIVKEGQIVVGNTMKLSLACDHRVVDGATGAQFLQTLRTYLENPLTLLL; from the coding sequence ATGGCAGAAGTAATTACGATGCCCCGCCTGTCCGACACTATGACGGAAGGCAAGGTGGCAAAATGGCATAAAAAAGTAGGAGATAAAGTAAAAGAAGGAGATATTTTAGCTGAAATTGAAACGGATAAAGCGGTTCAGGATTTCGAATCTGAAATAGAAGGTACCCTTTTATACGTAGGTGTAGAAGAAGGAGGTGCTGCTGCTGTAGACTCTGTTTTGGCTATTATCGGAAATGAAGGAGAAGATATTTCAGGATTAACAGGCGGAGCTGCTGCTCCCGCTGCAACTGAAGAAAAAAAATCAGAAGAACAGCCTAAAGCAGAAACTGCTGTACCTGCTGCTGCAGAAGTTCCGGCAGGAGTAGAAGTGATTACAATGCCAAGACTTTCTGATACAATGACAGAAGGTAAAGTAGCTAAATGGCACAAAAATGTAGGCGATACAGTAAAAGAAGGTGACCTTCTTGCTGAGATTGAAACAGATAAAGCGGTACAGGATTTTGAGTCTGAATTCAATGGAGTACTATTGAAACAAGGTGTAGAAGAAGGAGGTGCTGCTCCGGTAGATTCAGTATTGGCAATCATTGGCCCTGCAGGAACAGATGTTTCTGCCGTAGGTGCTCCAAAGGCTGCTGCTCAGTCTGCTGAAAAACCTGCTGAACAGAAGTCAGAAGCTAAGGCTGAAGAAAAAGTGGCTCCGGCTGCTGATACTTCAACTTCTGACAGAGTCGCAATTTCGCCACTGGCTAAGAAAATGGCTCAGGATAAAGGCGTTGATATTAACAGTGTTCAGGGATCTGGCGAAAACGGAAGAATCGTTAAAAAAGATATTGAAAATTATCAGCCAGCTGCGAAACCAGCTGCTTCAGTTCCTGCCGCAAGTGCTGCTCCTGTTGCAGTAAGCTTCGTACAGGGCGAAGATACAGAGACTCCAAACTCACAGGTAAGAAATATCATTGCGAAACGTCTTTCCGAAAGTAAATTCTCTGCACCTCACTATTATCTGATGGTTGAGATCAACATGGATAAAGCTATTGAAGCCAGAAAAGAAATCAATTCTTTACCAGACACTAAGATCTCTTTCAACGATATGATCATTAAAGCAACTGCAATTGCCTTAAGAAAACACCCTCAGGTAAATTCAAGCTGGGCTGGTGATAAGATTATTCACAGAGGAAATATCAATATTGGTGTAGCAGTAGCGATTCCTGATGGATTGGTAGTTCCGGTATTGAAGAATACCGATCAGATGACTTACACTCAGATTTCTGCATCCGTTAAAGATATGGCTTCAAGAGCTAAAAGTAAGGGGCTTAAGGCTAACGAAATGGAAGGATCTACCTTCTCGATCTCTAACTTAGGAATGTTCGGAATTGAAACATTTACAAGTATCATTAACCAACCCAACTCTGCAATCCTTTCAGTAGGAGCAATTATCGAGAAACCTATCGTTAAAGAGGGGCAGATTGTAGTTGGAAACACCATGAAACTTTCATTGGCATGCGACCACAGAGTGGTAGATGGTGCTACTGGTGCTCAATTCTTACAGACATTAAGAACGTATTTAGAAAATCCATTAACCTTGTTACTGTAA
- a CDS encoding DUF7935 family protein, which yields MTSLSGYLPYAFALIIAIPFLVLLRQFVHSYITLKNQEIKLLSVKSNSENKAHSYERMTLFLDRMKPSNLIQRFDRELAVHEFIFLTEKTINEEFEYNSSQQLYITKNSWKNIVDSKNAIIDLLHKTYDGLKGEVQLDEFKTIFIMNYMEGNDYIAETIEDLRKEILIIT from the coding sequence ATGACGAGTCTCTCAGGATATCTACCGTATGCATTTGCATTGATTATTGCAATTCCTTTTCTGGTTTTGCTAAGACAATTTGTACACTCATACATTACCCTTAAAAATCAGGAAATAAAGCTACTTAGCGTGAAATCCAATTCTGAGAATAAGGCCCATTCCTATGAAAGAATGACCCTGTTTCTGGACAGAATGAAACCTTCAAACCTTATTCAGAGATTTGACAGGGAGCTTGCCGTTCATGAATTTATTTTCCTTACAGAAAAAACCATTAACGAAGAATTTGAATATAACTCCTCACAGCAGTTGTACATCACCAAAAATTCGTGGAAAAACATCGTAGATTCAAAAAATGCAATAATAGATCTTCTTCACAAAACCTATGACGGATTGAAGGGAGAGGTTCAGCTGGATGAATTCAAGACAATTTTCATCATGAACTATATGGAAGGCAATGATTATATTGCTGAAACTATAGAAGACCTAAGAAAAGAAATTTTAATAATAACTTAA
- the radC gene encoding RadC family protein produces MAIKLLAEDDRPREKFLQKGKSSLSDSELLAIIMGSGNREEDALELARKILASVNNSWRQLSLLSATDLMKFKGIGETKAISIISALEIGRRRAVQEIPEKTMIGNSNDAYEVLRNQLSDLRTEEFWTIFLNNNNKVIHVSRLTHGGISQSIVDVRVLYKTALDHFATGIIIAHNHPSGSLAPSREDIGITQKIKEAGNTLSIQLLDHIIITQDSYFSFSDSGLL; encoded by the coding sequence ATGGCCATAAAACTCCTTGCCGAAGATGACAGACCCAGAGAAAAGTTTTTGCAGAAAGGCAAAAGCTCACTTTCTGATTCTGAATTGCTGGCTATTATTATGGGAAGTGGCAATAGAGAAGAAGATGCTCTGGAACTGGCAAGGAAAATTTTAGCTTCTGTGAATAACAGCTGGCGCCAGCTGAGCCTACTTTCCGCCACAGATCTAATGAAGTTTAAAGGGATTGGAGAAACAAAAGCCATTTCTATTATTTCGGCTTTAGAAATCGGAAGAAGAAGAGCCGTACAGGAAATTCCCGAAAAAACCATGATCGGTAACAGCAATGATGCTTATGAGGTACTTAGAAATCAGCTTTCTGATTTAAGAACAGAAGAATTCTGGACTATTTTTCTGAATAATAACAATAAAGTGATTCATGTTTCCCGATTGACACACGGAGGGATAAGCCAGTCTATTGTAGATGTTAGAGTTCTGTACAAAACTGCACTGGATCATTTTGCCACAGGTATCATTATTGCCCACAATCATCCTTCCGGAAGCTTGGCGCCAAGCCGCGAAGATATCGGCATTACACAAAAAATAAAGGAAGCAGGGAATACATTAAGTATTCAGCTTCTGGACCACATCATTATCACGCAGGATTCCTATTTTAGCTTTTCGGATTCAGGATTATTATGA
- a CDS encoding murein L,D-transpeptidase catalytic domain-containing protein codes for MMKHFIFLFLVLISCSKAESQRLNSLNLPQDKVQEIKNYIKGKEYNQELAVFINFKIPSGKYRYFIYNLKKNTIVQQAVVSHGSGSVIPKSDALKFSNVEGSYQSSLGKYAIGESYIGKFGKAYRLKGLDPTNSNAMQRAIVLHSYGCIPDVESRSPACLSLGCPMLSVNALKETAKYLDPSAQPVILYAFY; via the coding sequence ATGATGAAACACTTTATTTTCCTTTTTTTAGTTTTAATTTCCTGTTCAAAAGCTGAATCCCAGCGGTTGAACTCTTTAAATCTGCCTCAGGATAAAGTCCAGGAGATTAAAAACTACATTAAAGGTAAAGAGTATAATCAGGAACTGGCTGTTTTTATCAACTTTAAGATACCGTCCGGGAAATACCGTTACTTCATCTATAACCTGAAAAAGAATACTATAGTACAGCAGGCTGTAGTGTCTCATGGTTCAGGTTCTGTAATTCCGAAATCAGATGCTTTGAAATTCAGTAACGTTGAGGGCTCCTACCAGTCTTCTCTTGGAAAGTATGCCATTGGAGAAAGCTATATCGGAAAGTTCGGAAAAGCATATCGTTTGAAAGGCCTTGATCCTACTAACAGTAACGCTATGCAAAGAGCAATCGTTCTTCATTCTTACGGATGTATTCCGGATGTAGAATCCCGGTCTCCTGCATGCCTGAGCTTAGGCTGTCCGATGCTTTCAGTAAATGCTCTTAAAGAAACAGCAAAATATCTTGATCCATCTGCTCAGCCCGTAATCTTATATGCTTTTTATTAA
- the pdhA gene encoding pyruvate dehydrogenase (acetyl-transferring) E1 component subunit alpha has protein sequence MKEFSKEVYLKWYEDMTMWRRFEDKCRSLYLKQKIRGFLHLYNGQEAIPAGFTHAMDLTKDSMITAYRCHIHPMAMGVDPKRIMAELCGKATGTSGGMGGSMHIFSKEHRFYGGHGIVGGQIPLGAGIAFADKYFDRKAVNICFFGDGAARQGSLHETFNMAMNWKLPVVFVVENNQYAMGTSVKRTANHEDIYKLGLGYEMPCLAVDAMDPEKVAEAAYEAIERARRGDGPTFIEARTYRYRGHSMSDAEPYRSKEEVAIHKNDDPIELVKHRILENGWATEAELETMDNKSKDFVDECIEFMENSPYPDAEKIYEYVYAQEDYPFLDKLEN, from the coding sequence ATGAAAGAATTTTCTAAAGAGGTATACCTGAAGTGGTATGAAGATATGACAATGTGGAGAAGGTTTGAAGACAAATGCCGTTCTCTTTACCTAAAACAAAAGATCAGAGGTTTTTTACATTTGTATAACGGTCAGGAAGCGATCCCTGCCGGGTTTACGCATGCAATGGATCTTACAAAGGATAGTATGATTACTGCTTACAGATGCCACATCCATCCAATGGCGATGGGCGTAGATCCTAAGAGAATCATGGCAGAACTTTGCGGTAAGGCTACAGGGACATCCGGAGGTATGGGTGGATCTATGCACATTTTCAGTAAAGAACACCGTTTTTACGGAGGACATGGTATCGTTGGAGGACAAATTCCTTTGGGAGCTGGTATTGCTTTCGCGGATAAATATTTCGACAGAAAAGCAGTGAATATCTGTTTCTTTGGAGACGGAGCTGCAAGACAGGGGTCTTTACACGAGACCTTCAATATGGCAATGAACTGGAAGCTTCCTGTAGTATTTGTGGTAGAAAACAACCAATACGCAATGGGAACTTCTGTAAAAAGAACTGCCAACCACGAGGACATCTATAAATTAGGATTAGGATACGAAATGCCTTGTCTTGCGGTAGATGCAATGGATCCTGAAAAAGTAGCAGAAGCTGCTTACGAGGCTATTGAAAGAGCAAGAAGAGGAGACGGGCCTACATTCATTGAAGCAAGAACTTACCGTTACAGAGGACACTCTATGTCTGATGCTGAGCCATACAGATCTAAAGAAGAAGTGGCTATTCATAAAAATGATGACCCAATTGAGCTTGTAAAACACAGAATCTTAGAAAACGGATGGGCTACAGAGGCTGAATTGGAAACGATGGACAATAAGTCAAAAGACTTTGTTGATGAGTGTATCGAATTTATGGAAAACTCTCCGTATCCTGATGCAGAAAAAATCTATGAGTATGTATATGCTCAGGAAGATTATCCATTCTTAGACAAATTAGAAAACTAA